A window of Tursiops truncatus isolate mTurTru1 chromosome 8, mTurTru1.mat.Y, whole genome shotgun sequence contains these coding sequences:
- the SPINDOC gene encoding spindlin interactor and repressor of chromatin-binding protein isoform X6 — protein sequence MALKAEGAALDCFEVTLKCEEGEDDEEAMVVAVIPRPEPMLRGSGAFDPRPASSGSSGARAPPRPGPARRLRVAQQEKTPPPRPSLLEAGSDGCEEPRQQVSWEQEFLVGNSPGGSGRALCMVCGAEIRAPSADTARAHILEQHPHTLDLSPSEKSNILEAWSEGVALLQDFRAEQPSPPHSDSGQEVEVDPDSDPDPEMPAEIVVLLDSEDNPSLPRRSRPRGLRPLELPAAPVPEPVSKKPRGQRWKEPPGEEPVRKKRGRPMTKTLDLDPDPDPGEGEEDPPSPGSPTETFAAPAEVRHFTDGSFPAGFVLQLFSHTQLRASDSKNSPKEGRVAEGGLLQPESPSPGPPYKGLLCPLYRRGN from the exons ATGGCCCTGAAGGCCGAGGGCGCCGCGCTCGACTGCTTCGAGGTGACACTCAAATGCGAGGAAGGGGAGGACGACGAGGAGGCCATGGTGGTGGCCGTAATCCCGCGGCCCGAGCCGATGCTCAGAG ggTCTGGAGCCTTCGATCCACGCCCCGCGAGCTCCGGATCTTCCGGTGCCCGAGCGCCCCCTCGCCCGGGCCCAGCACGACGGCTTCGAG TGGCCCAGCAGGAGAAGACCCCACCGCCGAGGCCCAGCCTGCTAGAGGCAGGCAGCGATGGCTGTGAGGAGCCCAGGCAGCAGGTGTCTTGGGAGCAGGAGTTCCTGGTGGGGAACAGCCCGGGAGGCAGCGGGCGGGCACTGTGCATGGTGTGTGGGGCCGAGATCCGGGCCCCCTCGGCGGACACAGCACGCGCCCACATCCTGGAGCAGCACCCTCACACCCTGGACCTGAGCCCTTCCGAGAAGAGCAATATCCTGGAGGCCTGGAGTGAGGGGGTGGCCCTTTTGCAGGACTTCAGGGCCGAGCAGCCGTCCCCGCCCCATTCAG ACTCAGGCCAGGAGGTCGAAGTGGACCCAGACTCCGACCCGGACCCCGAAATGCCAGCAGAGATTGTCGTTCTCCTCGACTCCGAGGACAACCCCTCCCTCCCTAGAAGGAGCCGACCCAGGGGACTCCGCCCTCTGGAGCTTCCTG CGGCCCCTGTCCCAGAGCCGGTAAGCAAGAAGCCACGTGGTCAGAGATGGAAGGAGCCCCCTGGGGAGGAGCCggtcagaaagaaaagaggcagaCCCATGACCAAAACCCTGGACCTGGACCCGGACCCGGACCCAGGTGAAGGCGAGGAAG ATCCCCCCTCACCCGGCTCACCCACCGAGACTTTTGCGGCTCCCGCCGAGGTCCGACACTTCACCGACGGCAGCTTCCCCGCTGGCTTCGTCCTCCAGCTCTTCTCCCACACCCAGCTCAGGGCCTCAGACAGCAAGAACTCGCCCAAAGAGGGGAGAGTAGCAGAAGGAGGTCTTCTCCAGCCGGAAAGCCCCTCCCCAG
- the SPINDOC gene encoding spindlin interactor and repressor of chromatin-binding protein isoform X5 has protein sequence MALKAEGAALDCFEVTLKCEEGEDDEEAMVVAVIPRPEPMLRGSGAFDPRPASSGSSGARAPPRPGPARRLRVAQQEKTPPPRPSLLEAGSDGCEEPRQQVSWEQEFLVGNSPGGSGRALCMVCGAEIRAPSADTARAHILEQHPHTLDLSPSEKSNILEAWSEGVALLQDFRAEQPSPPHSDSGQEVEVDPDSDPDPEMPAEIVVLLDSEDNPSLPRRSRPRGLRPLELPAAPVPEPVSKKPRGQRWKEPPGEEPVRKKRGRPMTKTLDLDPDPDPGEGEEDPPSPGSPTETFAAPAEVRHFTDGSFPAGFVLQLFSHTQLRASDSKNSPKEGRVAEGGLLQPESPSPASELCPLWSVSYSSQSPC, from the exons ATGGCCCTGAAGGCCGAGGGCGCCGCGCTCGACTGCTTCGAGGTGACACTCAAATGCGAGGAAGGGGAGGACGACGAGGAGGCCATGGTGGTGGCCGTAATCCCGCGGCCCGAGCCGATGCTCAGAG ggTCTGGAGCCTTCGATCCACGCCCCGCGAGCTCCGGATCTTCCGGTGCCCGAGCGCCCCCTCGCCCGGGCCCAGCACGACGGCTTCGAG TGGCCCAGCAGGAGAAGACCCCACCGCCGAGGCCCAGCCTGCTAGAGGCAGGCAGCGATGGCTGTGAGGAGCCCAGGCAGCAGGTGTCTTGGGAGCAGGAGTTCCTGGTGGGGAACAGCCCGGGAGGCAGCGGGCGGGCACTGTGCATGGTGTGTGGGGCCGAGATCCGGGCCCCCTCGGCGGACACAGCACGCGCCCACATCCTGGAGCAGCACCCTCACACCCTGGACCTGAGCCCTTCCGAGAAGAGCAATATCCTGGAGGCCTGGAGTGAGGGGGTGGCCCTTTTGCAGGACTTCAGGGCCGAGCAGCCGTCCCCGCCCCATTCAG ACTCAGGCCAGGAGGTCGAAGTGGACCCAGACTCCGACCCGGACCCCGAAATGCCAGCAGAGATTGTCGTTCTCCTCGACTCCGAGGACAACCCCTCCCTCCCTAGAAGGAGCCGACCCAGGGGACTCCGCCCTCTGGAGCTTCCTG CGGCCCCTGTCCCAGAGCCGGTAAGCAAGAAGCCACGTGGTCAGAGATGGAAGGAGCCCCCTGGGGAGGAGCCggtcagaaagaaaagaggcagaCCCATGACCAAAACCCTGGACCTGGACCCGGACCCGGACCCAGGTGAAGGCGAGGAAG ATCCCCCCTCACCCGGCTCACCCACCGAGACTTTTGCGGCTCCCGCCGAGGTCCGACACTTCACCGACGGCAGCTTCCCCGCTGGCTTCGTCCTCCAGCTCTTCTCCCACACCCAGCTCAGGGCCTCAGACAGCAAGAACTCGCCCAAAGAGGGGAGAGTAGCAGAAGGAGGTCTTCTCCAGCCGGAAAGCCCCTCCCCAG